The region TACGGTCTATCAGGGCTTATTCGTGGCTCAGCTTGGGTTTTACTCAGCCGCCCTTCTGGGATACTATCTGGAAGACCGGCAAATACGAGTCAAGATGCTATTTGTCCCTTATTATTTCTCCTTCATGAACGGTTGTGCCCTGTTGGGCTATGTTCGCTACCGACGCGGCAACGACAACGGCATCTGGGAGAAAGTCCGCCGAGCGGCCTAGTAGCTCTCAGTGACCCTTCACACTCAATTGTACTGCAATGGTTTTTAATAGCTTAACGTTTCTGGTATTTATTACGATTTTTCTGCTGGTTTATTTCTCACTGGAAGGCAGAGCCCGGTTGTGGGTTTGTTTACTAGGCAGCTATATCTTTTATGGCTGGTGGGACTGGCGTTTTCTGGGGCTCATTGGCTTTACCACCCTTATGGATTACACCCTGGGGATTCTGATGGCAAGCTCAGACGACGAGCGTTTTCGAAAACGGCTGATTTATTTCAGCGTAACGGCCAACCTCCTCTTTCTCGGGTTTTTCAAGTATTTCAACTTCTTCGCCGACTCACTGCGCCAATTGATACAGGCGTTTGGGTTTCATCCCAGCGATACGACACTGACAATTCTCTTGCCGATTGGCATTTCGTTTTACACGTTCCAGTCCATGAGTTACACCGTCGACATTTACCGCCGTGAAATTGAACCCGAACGCGACCTGGTTCGCTTTGCCGCTTTCGTTTCTCTGTTTCCGCAACTGGTGGCCGGGCCTATTGTACGGGCAAAAGACTTTCTGCCCCAGTTCAAATCCGACAAGCGCTGGGATTGGGATCGGTTCATGTCGGGGCTCACGCGGGTGTTGTGGGGGTTCTTTAAAAAGGTAGCCATTGCCGATTCGCTGGCTCCGTTTGTTGAGCAGTGTTTTTCATTACCAGCCACGTTATCGTCTTCACACGTTCTGCTGGGCATCATTTTCTATTCATTCCAGATCTACTGCGATTTTTCGGGCTACTCCGACATTGCCATTGGTCTGGCCCGCATTCTTGGGTTTACGTTCATCGAAAACTTCCGAACGCCCTATTTCTCCCGGAGCTTTACCGAGTTCTGGACACGATGGCACATCTCCCTGTCATCCTGGCTGCGTGATTATCTGTACATTCCGTTGGGCGGCAACCGGGGCGGTAAACTCAAAACGTACCGAAACATGATGCTCACCATGCTGATCGGCGGGCTCTGGCATGGCGCCAACTGGACATTCCTTTTCTGGGGGTTCCTGCACGGCTCCTACCAGGTCATCCAACGCATGATCCAGCCCTTTGGCCGTCGGATTTATCAGGCATTGCATTTACCCGTGGTGGTTCGGCAGGGTCTGGATATACTGCTTGTTTATAGCCTGACCTGTTTTGCCTGGATCTACTTCCGCAGTCCAACATTCGCCATTGCCGATCAGGTAATTCACACTGTTCTTGCTTTCGAAAACTTCAACTGGGCCAGTGTGATCAACAAGTTTGTTGCCATAAAAGGGATACTGCTGATTGCCATTTTACTGACCGTGGAGGTTACAAACTTTCGGCTGCACTATGCCCAGCTGCTGATCCGTCGTCCGGTACTGAGGCTCGTTGCCTACGCGTGTATCTTCTGGATTATTGCCCTGATGGGCACTTTCGGCGCGAACTCGTTCATTTACTTCCAGTTCTGACCAACGTATGTAAACGTAAAACTCATTGTATCATTTAAAATTTCTCTTTTCATGAAACACGCACTCTGGCTTATTACACTCGTCGTTTTTACGTTACTCGGCGACCGATTAGGCGGATCTTTACTTAATCGGTTTGTCAATAACAGTCACTTTCGCTATTCGCGTCTGTACAAAGGCGAAGCAAAAGCGCAGATTGCCTTTTTGGGCAACTCACGCGGGTTGTCGTTCTGTGAACCGTATGTTCAACAGATTACCGGCCGCACGAGCTTCAACCTGAGTTACAATGCCATGCCCATGGATCTGGGATATACCCTCTTTCGGGATTATCTGGAACGGAACCCCGCTCCCAAAAAACTGATCATTGAGGTATCGATGTGTGGCCTGCCCAACAAAGAGCTTATTCTGATATTTGGTTGCTACGCCCCTTTTTCCAAGAGTTTATCGGATCTTATTACGGCGCATGATGCGAAGATTGGTATCGCAGGCCAGCTGATTAACCTTATTCGCTATAACGGCGAAGTATTTCAACGCACGCTCTATTACTTAAATCGTTCTGATGATAACTGGCTGGCCAACCGCACTATTTCGCCGGGTATGATTGAGGGGTTAGCGGTACAGAAACCGTATCGTTTTGCATTTGCCTCAGAAGACATTTTACTGAATCTGGTAAAAACGGTAAAGCTGGCTCAGCAAAAGGGAATCGACGTGAAATTAGTTCTTAACCCTTATCTGCCTGCTTTCGCCAAGGATAAAATCAAACAGCTTCAGCCCTGGAAAGACAAAATAACAGCCGCTACCGGTCTGCCAGTAGCCGATTACTCAAGCGCTATTCAGGGGAATGAGTTCTTTACCGACTACCAGCACCTCAACTTAAACGGCAGCCTCAAATACCTCTCGCTCCTGAAGAAAGATGCTGTTTTTGAGTAGGCGAATTCAAAACGCCTTTACTCGTTCATCCGAACGGGTCAACCGGATACTGTGATCAGAGTCGCCTTAGCCAGTGAATATCGACCGTCATCTTAAGTCAAGACATTAATGAAATCTGTTAATTTCTCTACAGAAGATAAGGCTTTCATCCATTGGTGGCCCGCATCGCTGGCTTTACTGTGTGCCTACGTTTGGCGGCCACGGCAAAACTACCTGACTGCGGCCATGACCCTGTTGCTGCCCGCGATTACGTTTGCAACCCACATTGTTGGCGGGCAGCTTGAGATGGTGACGATCAACAGTACAGTAGGTCATTTTCGGCTGAAAATGACCTACTACTATAACGAAGCTCAAACGGCTAACCTGCCACAAGCCAGCAGCGATGTCGCCATTTTCCGAAAATCGGATGGTCAGAAAATGGCGGAATTCACCCTCTTAAACAGCACAACGACCAACCGCCCTGCGGTTGCATTTATCAACCCAAGTTGTGCACTGAGCAACAACCTTCGTATCAGTCAGGTAATCTACCAGGCCGACATTCAGCTCGACGTAAACACGTACAGTGACCCGCTGGGCTATTACATGATCCAGCAAAACTGTTGTCGTAACGCCAACATTGCCAACATTAACAGTCCGCAAACAACACCTTTCCTCTTTTATCTGGAGTTTCCGGCCCTCCAGCGGTCAGGCCAGGCATTCATCAACTCGTCGCCCGTTTTCCAGCCACTCGTTGGCGATTATATATGTGTGGGTAGTCCGTTCACGTTCTCTACTGTTGCCGCAGATGCCGACGGTGATGAACTTCGTTACTCGCTGGTTTCTCCCTTGGCCGGGACGTTTGTTGTCAGTTCAAGTACGCCGGTTGTCAAACCGGCCCCCTATCCTGAAGTTAGCTGGCGTACCGGATTCGGGCCGCAGCAAGCCATACCCGGCAACCCACCGCTGTCGATCGATGCCCGAACTGGTATTCTTTCCGTCAAAGCCAGCCAAACGGGCCTTTATGTGTTTTCCATTCGGGTGGAAGAGTTTCGGAACGGGATAAAAATAGGAGAAATTCGCCGTGACCTTCAGCTGCTGGTTCTGGACTGTCCGACGGCGGCTTTACCAACCCCGGCCATACGTATTCAGAACCGTCCTATAAATACGACAGTAGCCAGCTTATGCACGGGCAAAATAATTCAACTGGAAACGACCGATAATGCCGCCTGGACGTACCAGTGGAGCAGAAACAGCGTGCCCATCACTGGTGCTAACACCGCCCGGCTAACGGCCTCCCAACCAGGCGACTATACTGTTACAATTTCACTTGCTTCCGGATGTAGCCAACGGGTAAGTTCGGAAAAAGTGATTCTGAATGATGCATCTGTCGTAGCGGTACTTACGCACAAAGGCCCTGCGGCCATTTGCAATAGCGGAGGAACAGTTCCGCTAACGGCCCCGGCAGGCTATACCTACCGTTGGTTCCGGAATGGAACTGAACTACCTAACGAGACAGGAGAAACCCTGACGGCAACCCAAAGCGGACATTATAGTGCATTGCTGTATGACACTGACCAGGGATGCATTATCGGCACCGACACAATACCTGTAACCCAGCGGCCCGACCCTGTGATTACGCTAACGTCGGCCTCGTCCCTAACCCTCATCTGTCCGGGCGACTCCCTGTTGTTACTGGCCAGTGGAGCAAGCAGTTATCAGTGGCAGGTCGACGGTCAGGCGATTGCTTCAGCCAATAAGGCATCGTTTTATGTCAGGGCTCCCGGCGCAATCACCGTAACCGGAAACGATACAGCAGGCTGCGAAGCCACCTCCCCTCCGCTCCTGATCGGGCAATCGACTAAACCGGCCATCACGTTCGACTCCATTCCCCCAATTTGTGGTACCAATGGCCCACTTATTACCCTGAAAGCCAGTCCGGCAGGCGGATTATTTTCGGGCAACGGCGTAACTGGTGATCAATTCAATCCCAAAACGGCAGGCATAGGCAGCCATGAATTAACGTACACCATTCAAAATTCGGCCAATTCCTGCGCTACGGGACTCATTCAGCGACAGGTAGACGTAGTTTCACCGCCCACCGTTGGCTTACCAGCCGAAATAACCGTCTACAAAGGCAGCAATGTTGATTTAGAACCCATTTTAACGGGCCAACCCATACGGTTCTCCTGGGAACCCGGCACGTATTTATCCGCTACTGATCAACCTTATGTACAGGCGCTTGCTCCACAGGATGAAATTCAGTATACCCTGACAGCAACCGACAGTACAGGTTGCCACGGCTCAGGCACTGTGCAGGTAAAGCTGATCAGGCCTATCTGGATACCGGATGCGTTCAGCCCGAATGGCGATGGGTTGAATGATACCTGGCAATTGACAGGGATCGACGACTACCCCAAGGCACAACTTACAGTTTTTAACCGCTGGGGAAACATTGTTTACCATACAGAAAACGGATATAGTCAAGTTTTCGATGGAACGTATACAGGTACGTTACTTCCAACCGGGACGTATACTTACATTCTGCGCCCTTCATCTTCCTCTCCCCCATTAAAAGGGCGTGTGTTGCTCTTGCGTTAGCCTCAATTACACATAACGTCTCAAATGCTATAATGCGATTACCTGGTTACTCTTTGTAAATGATATAGCTGATTTATAGCGTTAATGACCTTCAAATAAATTTATTTTGATAGCACCTACTTAAGGGCATTATTAGTAAATTTAATATACACAAACTTTACAGTAATTTACTTAGCGGAAAAACTCATAGAATAATTATATTTATTGTATAAATCATATATATATACCCCTAGTTTGATCACAAGAAATCCCTATACATTTGCTTTATATCTATCCTATAGCTACGAAAATCACCAAATTATTAACTTATTGTATTATAAATTACAGAATAAAGTAATTAATAATATACTCGATCAATCTGCATTCTTAATCCAGTTTAAATCCATAATTAGTGTAAAACGTAACAAATATGAAGTTTGTACTAACGTCGATTTTATTTGTAATTTCTCTCACCTACACAGTTGCCCAGAGTTGCGATTGTGACATTACCATCTCAAAAGCAGCCATGTATGATGGCGATGCACTGGACTACAAACCTGGCCAGACCATTTGTATTAAAGCTGGCAACTACCCCTATCTCTACTTTAAAAATATAGTAGGAAAAAGCAACAAACCCATTACGATCATTAACTGTGGAGGGCTCGTTACGGTCGGCACCTCGACTGGCACAAACGGCATCCAGTTCTACGACAGCAAGTACGTTAAGCTTACCGGCTCGGGCGATGACCGCTACAAATACGGCATTAAGCTCACTAAAACCCCCAGCGGAGCATCGGGCATTAACGTAACAAGCTTTAGCTCCGACTTCGAGATTGAGCGGGTCGAAGTCTCGGGTACCGGATTTGCCGGGATCATGATCAAGATGGACCCTACCTGCGATCCAGCCACCTGGCGGGGCAACTTCTCGATGTACAACATCAAGATACACGACAACTACGTACACGATACCTACGGCGAGGGGATGTATATCGGTAACTCGTTCTGGAACAGCGGCATTACCAAGACCTGCGATGGGGAGAGTCAGGTGGTTTATCCGCACAACATTTATGGTCTGGCCATTTACAACAATCTGGTCGAGCGCACCGGTGCCGAAGGCATACAGTATGGCTGCGCTCCAGAGTATCGGGTATACAACAATGTGGTGAAAAATACCGGTATCTCTCCGTTTGCCAAGTACCAGAACAACGGCATTCAGGCGTCGGGGGGCGTGTCGGGCCGACTATACAATAACGTCGTACAGAATGTAAGCGGCAACGGTATTATTATTCTTGGCCATACAGGGACGAACATTATTTATAATAACCTGGTCACGAATATTGGCGGGATAGGTGTTTTCTGCGACAACCGGCCCGGAACTCCCGCTGGCAACAGCATTATATTCACGAATAACACACTGGTTAATTGCGGACAGGAAGGATTTGCGCTGTATAACAAGCTGGATAAAAGCACACTGGCCAACAATGCGGTGATTCAGACAGGGTCGGGTAAATTAGTAGCTACGCTGCCCGGAGTTCAGGTAACGCAGACAGCCAATTACTACGAAGCGACATTAGGATCGGCCCAATCGAACGGACTATTCGATGACGACTTTAAGCCGGTATCTGGCTCTCCGCTCATTGACAAAGGTGTCAATAACGGCTATTGGGGTGTTAAGCAGGATCTCGATGGCAAAAGTCGCCCAAAAGGAAAGAGTATTGATATTGGCGCTTATGAATTTGAGCCGGGTGGCGGCCGACTGGGCGCTGACCTAGGAGGTGTAGAAGCAGGCGTTCGGGAGGTGTTATCGTTTCCTTCGCCCTGTGTCAACGAAGTGTTTCTCAAGCTGACCGGCTATGAACTAACCATTTCTAAGGTGACTATTTACACTGTTGATGGCAAGCCGGTTATGAACGTGGCCCCTGCTACTCTAAGCGATGAGGTCCGGTTAGAAACGGAGTCTCTGGCAACGGGTGTCTATGTGTATAAAGTAGTCACTTCAGATCTTAAGGTGTTACAGGGCCGATTTGTGAAACAGTAAGCCAACACCAGCAAGACGCACAATAAACAAAATCTTCGGGGTTCGGGAAATGTATACGTTTCCTGAACCCCGAAGATTTTTTAATTCCTGTATGGTACGATTAAAAAAAGATAGCTAATGAGCATCCTTTCCAAAATTTCAATTCCTTTCTGGTACGATTAATGGGTAATTCCAAATTTACCAAAAAACCCTGTATAACTTCAATACAAAAGATCACATAAGCTGTGCATACGAATTCGTTTGATTGAGCTGGTATAAATTCGCCAGTTGAGTGGGCGCTTTGATCAAGTAATCTGTGTACGCGAAGTTCACCAGATCATACTGAAACAACTCTTCATTAAAACCTGCCGGTAATCGTTCGAAGTAGATATAGCTGCCTTTCTGATTAGACATGTCAACTAAATCAAGTTGGTCGCTTTCTCTCGTCATTGACTTTCGGTCGGTCTTCAGACGCTTATCAAATAGTGTCACCAGCTCAAAAGACTGAGTTGGCCTTGTTCGGTCAACCTCATATTCGTTTACATTATCCCACCAGGCCGTAAACTCATTTTTTCCCAGGTAAGGTATAAACTCGGCTTCATGCTGTCTTATACGAGCGGCTAATCGAGACTGCAACTCGTCGGCCTGATCGAGAAGTACAAAAACCCGGTATGCAGGGCACCTCAGTGTATTTTCGTGTACAATGAGAGTTCCATCGGCATTGGCATAACCAACGGTATTTGTATAGGTGATTGCCACCTTCGTGAAGCTTCCTCGCTCATGGTTAAGTGGTGCAATACCGACTAAAACCGACTTCAGCAGCGTGTAATATTGGGGCCATTGGCCTTTCTGCTGGTGCCCTTTTAGACCGGCTATAGCACCCATAATACCCAACAGAGCAGGCTTATGAAGCATGTTGTACGAATACTGAATTCCTTCGTTAACATCCGGCTTACGAAAAAAGCCAAAGTCGGCCTGCAAATCGAAAGACAGTAATTCTTCCCGGCGCTTCTTTTCTAACGATCTGGAAGACAATCCCTTTTCCATCGACTTAATCATGATTTTTGTACTCATGGGTTCAACTCCAGGAAGACGGCACTACTGAGCGCACCGATCACCTCCGATACGGTAGGGTCGTAATAAAGCTCAATAGTTTCAATCTGTTTAGCCACCGAAGGCCGTTCCAGGATTTCTGTAACCCTGGACAGATCAATCTTTCGATCTTCACCTATCCGAATCAGGTCAACGAAAGAGGGCAAAACCAGCATAGAGCCTTCCTTGAGCTGCACCCATAACATCAATTCGTTTTCTGTGCCCACTTTAGCTGCCGAGTCGTAGAGAGTAGCCCCCTGCGTCAGGGCTTTTTTGACTCTGGCTATGTCCTCTTCACTAATCGATTTCCCACCACATAATTCGACAAGATCGCTGCTGTTGTGCGGATTTAACGAAAAACTATGTACGTAATGACCCTCTTTTAACTTAGACTGCGTACCCAGTGAACTCATCGTAGACTCGGCACTGCTTACGTTAGGATTCCGGAAAGGCGTCATGATCTGTTCAAAGTAGATAACACCTTCAACAAACCGATTGACACCATGAGTTACCTGCAAAGGACCGTGAATTGACAAACTGGTTTTGCCGGCATACGTCCCGCCAAACAGGCGAACATCCAGGCATTCGAATAGATTTCGGGCTACCGTTCGGCGCAGTTGAGCGTCTTTTTCCTTAGGATATGTACCAAAATAGTGTTCGTAACTCTCGTCCAGCGTTCTGGGCTGCAATTCCGAATTGAGCGTTTTCAGGTAAAAAATTTTCTCACCGGGGTATACCTTTTTAAAGTAATTCCGTATGGTATATTTCAGGGCTTTATCCGTAGCATAAATAGTCCCGTCCGGTAAAGTGCGCGGCTGATGAGTGAAATCGGCATTGTAATTAGAGTTAACAGACTTTATAATGACACACCCGAATACACGGTTTGAAAAAAAGTTTCCCATAACAGGGTTTATAGTAAGAGACTATTAACTGGCGAAGCTGGCCCATAAAAATTTGTAGCCACTTCAATTCCCGCGTGAAAAGAACGTCGGGCTGAAGTATCCAGCAAGGATAAACACATATAGCTTTTTCAAATCAACCCGTTTATCAAAAGCCATCAACTCACGCATCAGGTTAGCAACCCTATTCCTTTTCAGATTGGCCGGGCGTTCTACTTCATGCTTATGCTTAAGAAATAAGCGCCCTATCTCCTGCTTGAAGAGCTCAATATCTGTTTTTTGAACAAAGGTTTCCAGAGCAGCGTGTGAATCGTCGGAAGAGTTACTTAAACTCATTAAATAATCAATTATCTGCCCCGAAACAAACGCAAACTCGTATTCATCCTCCAGCGGAATACGTTCAAAACTATCCGCAATCCGCAGCGTTTTTTCCGTTAATGAATCAAGTTTATCTGGCATATACAATCCGTTAAAATTCTCATTATTGACATCAAAAAAATGATTGACACTAAAAAGAATATTGAGTTTTTCTTTTATTTGTTTATCTCTCCTGCATTTCAAATCATCCTGAAGTGTAGAGACAAGCATATGACAGAAAGCAGGCCCCTTTATAGCATCATGTTTTGATTTAAACACAAAATCATAAATAGATTTCCTATACGTTAACGCGCTAAGATACGTATAGGTAAGGTGATGCGAGTTAGACGTGGCAGAAACTATAAAATCTTCTGTTTTCAAATCACCGAGAATATTCTCCGACTGCATATTCTTATGACTGATCAAGGGCATAAAAACGACATCTAACAGTTGAAATACGTTATTCAGACGAGGGTATTTCTTCTGTTTCCTAGATATTGTTAATACGCCCATTATATTTTTAATGTCCAGCCAGTTTTGCTTATTATATTCATCCCATATGTAGTAATCAAACTTACTGACGAAATCAAAATCCTTTATTTGACCCTGTTGGTAGTATAAAAGGTAATAATTGGAAAGGCCAGTATCAGAGCTCATATAAAGATCCGTTATAAGCTGCTCGTACGACTTACGCTGTGCCGGCGCCTTACGTGCTTCTTCTTTGAAAAGGCTCAGAACGGTTCTGCATAGCGCTGCGCCCGACGCTTCATCGGAAAACGTGAAGATGGGCAATGGCCTCGGCAAAATATTACGGTCTAGTATTTTCTGAGCTTCAAATATTGTTTCAGCAAATTCGTGCGTTACAGAACCATTAAACAGAAAGGTAGCCGTCTGGTGCTTTAAAAAAGGCTTCTCTTCATTGAATCCGTTTTTGAAATTGCTAACTCCAATAGATTCTCCATGTACAGATGGCAGCTTACGGTTAAATAAGTACTCTTTCAGGTAGGCAGAATAAGCCTTTTTATAAACTGCCAATGGCAGATCCAAGTGCAGTATTATGTGAGCGTCTTCGCTAAGTTTGTCAAACCCATCAATGGTAGTAAGGAACTGCTCAAACGTAGTCCAGGAGTGTAAATAATCCTGAAGCCAATCAGCATATTTATAAAACTCATAGTCAATCAATGTCTTGGCCTTTTTAAAATAACGTGGCACTCGCTCATTGATCTTTACTTTATCTTTTTCAATATATTTTGACCCGCCGGTTAATGACTTTTTTTTAGTAGCAAAGCAAAACGGCGAAACTGTTAATATCCCCTTTTGCGGCAGGTCAAAGCACTTTTGATAGAATGGTTTTTTTTCAAAATCGAGCGTCCAGCTTACTTCCTGAATTTCTGCACACCGAATCAAAAAATCAGAAAGATTACCGGCTTGTTTTCGGCGGTTGTATACTTCATAGTCAACGCCGGATAAGCGCGCACCGGATGCACCATCAGCGAAGTCAACCTTTACCAGTATATTTAGTCCTTCTTTAGGTTGTATACCAATTCGTTTAAACTCTGGATCAAGCACCTGAGCAAAACTGGAAAGTTCTTTAAGCATAATTAATTACATATTCAGCCAGCATAAAGAATGGCT is a window of Spirosoma linguale DSM 74 DNA encoding:
- a CDS encoding CRISPR-associated protein TM1801 (PFAM: CRISPR-associated protein TM1801~KEGG: cff:CFF8240_0661 hypothetical protein), with translation MGNFFSNRVFGCVIIKSVNSNYNADFTHQPRTLPDGTIYATDKALKYTIRNYFKKVYPGEKIFYLKTLNSELQPRTLDESYEHYFGTYPKEKDAQLRRTVARNLFECLDVRLFGGTYAGKTSLSIHGPLQVTHGVNRFVEGVIYFEQIMTPFRNPNVSSAESTMSSLGTQSKLKEGHYVHSFSLNPHNSSDLVELCGGKSISEEDIARVKKALTQGATLYDSAAKVGTENELMLWVQLKEGSMLVLPSFVDLIRIGEDRKIDLSRVTEILERPSVAKQIETIELYYDPTVSEVIGALSSAVFLELNP
- a CDS encoding hypothetical protein (KEGG: scl:sce0710 hypothetical protein) gives rise to the protein MKFVLTSILFVISLTYTVAQSCDCDITISKAAMYDGDALDYKPGQTICIKAGNYPYLYFKNIVGKSNKPITIINCGGLVTVGTSTGTNGIQFYDSKYVKLTGSGDDRYKYGIKLTKTPSGASGINVTSFSSDFEIERVEVSGTGFAGIMIKMDPTCDPATWRGNFSMYNIKIHDNYVHDTYGEGMYIGNSFWNSGITKTCDGESQVVYPHNIYGLAIYNNLVERTGAEGIQYGCAPEYRVYNNVVKNTGISPFAKYQNNGIQASGGVSGRLYNNVVQNVSGNGIIILGHTGTNIIYNNLVTNIGGIGVFCDNRPGTPAGNSIIFTNNTLVNCGQEGFALYNKLDKSTLANNAVIQTGSGKLVATLPGVQVTQTANYYEATLGSAQSNGLFDDDFKPVSGSPLIDKGVNNGYWGVKQDLDGKSRPKGKSIDIGAYEFEPGGGRLGADLGGVEAGVREVLSFPSPCVNEVFLKLTGYELTISKVTIYTVDGKPVMNVAPATLSDEVRLETESLATGVYVYKVVTSDLKVLQGRFVKQ
- a CDS encoding CRISPR-associated protein Cas5, Hmari subtype (TIGRFAM: CRISPR-associated protein Cas5, Hmari subtype; CRISPR-associated protein Cas5~KEGG: cha:CHAB381_0397 CRISPR-associated protein Cas5, Hmari subtype), encoding MSSRSLEKKRREELLSFDLQADFGFFRKPDVNEGIQYSYNMLHKPALLGIMGAIAGLKGHQQKGQWPQYYTLLKSVLVGIAPLNHERGSFTKVAITYTNTVGYANADGTLIVHENTLRCPAYRVFVLLDQADELQSRLAARIRQHEAEFIPYLGKNEFTAWWDNVNEYEVDRTRPTQSFELVTLFDKRLKTDRKSMTRESDQLDLVDMSNQKGSYIYFERLPAGFNEELFQYDLVNFAYTDYLIKAPTQLANLYQLNQTNSYAQLM
- a CDS encoding hypothetical protein (KEGG: abb:ABBFA_000776 hypothetical protein), with the translated sequence MKSVNFSTEDKAFIHWWPASLALLCAYVWRPRQNYLTAAMTLLLPAITFATHIVGGQLEMVTINSTVGHFRLKMTYYYNEAQTANLPQASSDVAIFRKSDGQKMAEFTLLNSTTTNRPAVAFINPSCALSNNLRISQVIYQADIQLDVNTYSDPLGYYMIQQNCCRNANIANINSPQTTPFLFYLEFPALQRSGQAFINSSPVFQPLVGDYICVGSPFTFSTVAADADGDELRYSLVSPLAGTFVVSSSTPVVKPAPYPEVSWRTGFGPQQAIPGNPPLSIDARTGILSVKASQTGLYVFSIRVEEFRNGIKIGEIRRDLQLLVLDCPTAALPTPAIRIQNRPINTTVASLCTGKIIQLETTDNAAWTYQWSRNSVPITGANTARLTASQPGDYTVTISLASGCSQRVSSEKVILNDASVVAVLTHKGPAAICNSGGTVPLTAPAGYTYRWFRNGTELPNETGETLTATQSGHYSALLYDTDQGCIIGTDTIPVTQRPDPVITLTSASSLTLICPGDSLLLLASGASSYQWQVDGQAIASANKASFYVRAPGAITVTGNDTAGCEATSPPLLIGQSTKPAITFDSIPPICGTNGPLITLKASPAGGLFSGNGVTGDQFNPKTAGIGSHELTYTIQNSANSCATGLIQRQVDVVSPPTVGLPAEITVYKGSNVDLEPILTGQPIRFSWEPGTYLSATDQPYVQALAPQDEIQYTLTATDSTGCHGSGTVQVKLIRPIWIPDAFSPNGDGLNDTWQLTGIDDYPKAQLTVFNRWGNIVYHTENGYSQVFDGTYTGTLLPTGTYTYILRPSSSSPPLKGRVLLLR
- a CDS encoding membrane bound O-acyl transferase MBOAT family protein (PFAM: membrane bound O-acyl transferase MBOAT family protein~KEGG: sat:SYN_01111 membrane-bound O- acyltransferase), which codes for MVFNSLTFLVFITIFLLVYFSLEGRARLWVCLLGSYIFYGWWDWRFLGLIGFTTLMDYTLGILMASSDDERFRKRLIYFSVTANLLFLGFFKYFNFFADSLRQLIQAFGFHPSDTTLTILLPIGISFYTFQSMSYTVDIYRREIEPERDLVRFAAFVSLFPQLVAGPIVRAKDFLPQFKSDKRWDWDRFMSGLTRVLWGFFKKVAIADSLAPFVEQCFSLPATLSSSHVLLGIIFYSFQIYCDFSGYSDIAIGLARILGFTFIENFRTPYFSRSFTEFWTRWHISLSSWLRDYLYIPLGGNRGGKLKTYRNMMLTMLIGGLWHGANWTFLFWGFLHGSYQVIQRMIQPFGRRIYQALHLPVVVRQGLDILLVYSLTCFAWIYFRSPTFAIADQVIHTVLAFENFNWASVINKFVAIKGILLIAILLTVEVTNFRLHYAQLLIRRPVLRLVAYACIFWIIALMGTFGANSFIYFQF